Proteins encoded within one genomic window of Hevea brasiliensis isolate MT/VB/25A 57/8 chromosome 8, ASM3005281v1, whole genome shotgun sequence:
- the LOC110651774 gene encoding RNA pseudouridine synthase 4, mitochondrial isoform X2 — protein sequence MPESTLLRRFLLFQSAMLFCNRCSTRTSISAGHILRSLYTTTTHSSLKDQNYKDNVKKKGKWFTLPPYTSTISGSVLGKALSATTAAKVATETTALKWVLHCCPELPRSLVQKLFRLRQVRRESSNPGDQAEEQRLKRVAAKDLLDVGDRIVLPITVQALPFESEKQQYSYNEEEINFIRSLELYKDDAIIVVNKPPGMPVQGGIGIKRSLDELAASCLCYDYPESPRLVHRLDRDSSGILVMGRTPTSTTVLHSIFREKTFAASNDASNWDTGDRRRILQRKYWALVIGSPRHQKGLISASLGRVVVDNGKSDRITVVENAQNTSSQHAVTQYRLNAGYTWLELSPLTGRKHQLRVHCAEVLGTPIIGDYKYGWQAHRKWKHLPWSDLEKSSDEKVACTKIFPFGIDLESGSIFEKQPRLHLHCKQMVLPNVSQALQGVKMSSEYDFSDLESIELDAALPSYMQRSWDVLSSCSKN from the exons ATGCCGGAATCCACCCTCTTGCGCCGTTTCCTCCTCTTTCAATCGGCAATGTTATTCTGCAACCGCTGCTCTACAAGGACATCTATCTCAGCCGGCCACATACTTCGGTCTCTCTACACCACCACCACCCACTCCTCACTCAAAGACCAAAACTATAAAGACAACGTTAAAAAGAAAGGCAAATGGTTCACTTTGCCTCCGTATACTTCTACAATCAGTGGCTCCGTCTTGGGAAAAGCGCTATCGGCAACCACTGCAGCGAAAGTGGCCACTGAAACGACGGCGCTTAAGTGGGTCCTTCATTGCTGCCCGGAACTCCCCAGAAGCCTTGTACAGAAACTATTTCGCTTAAGACAG GTTAGAAGAGAGTCCTCTAATCCAGGAGATCAAGCAGAGGAACAAAGACTTAAAAGG GTGGCAGCTAAGGACTTGCTGGATGTAGGAGATAGAATCGTTCTTCCTATTACGGTTCAAGCATTGCCCTTTGAGTCTGAGAAACAACAGTATTCTTACAATGAAGAAGAAATAAACTTTATTCGTAGCCTCGAGTTGTACAAG GATGACGCCATTATTGTTGTCAATAAACCTCCTGGAATGCCTGTTCAG GGTGGCATTGGCATCAAAAGAAGTTTAGATGAGCTGGCTGCAAGTTGTTTATGTTATGACTATCCTGAATCCCCTAGGCTG GTTCATAGACTTGACAGAGATAGTAGTGGCATCTTGGTGATGGGAAGAACACCAACAAGCACAACAGTTCTGCATTCTATCTTCAGGGAGAAAACTTTTGCAGCATCAAATGATGCGAGTAATTgg GATACTGGTGACAGAAgaagaatcctgcaaagaaagtATTGGGCACTTGTCATTGGTTCTCCAAGACATCAAAAGGGGTTAATTTCGGCATCACTGGGAAGG GTGGTGGTCGACAATGGAAAATCCGATCGAATAACAGTGGTTGAGAATGCACAGAACACATCTTCTCAGCATGCAGTGACACAGTACAGA CTTAATGCAGGCTACACATGGTTAGAGCTGTCACCTCTCACTGGTAGAAAGCATCAG CTGCGTGTGCATTGTGCTGAAGTATTGGGGACACCAATAATTGGAGACTACAAATATGGGTGGCAAGCTCACAGGAAGTGGAAACATTTGCCTTGGTCTGATCTTGAAAAGAGCTCAGATGAGAAAGTGGCCTGCACTAAAATCTTTCCTTTTGGCATTGATTTGGAAAGTGGAAGCATCTTTGAAAAGCAACCTCGTCTACATCTTCACTGCAAGCAAATGGTTTTACCCAATGTTTCCCAGGCTTTGCAAGGTGTAAAAATGTCATCTGAGTATGATTTTTCAGATCTGGAAAGCATTGAATTGGATGCTGCCTTGCCTTCCTACATGCAAAGAAGTTGGGATGTTTTGAGCTCCTGCTCAAAAAACTAG
- the LOC110651774 gene encoding RNA pseudouridine synthase 4, mitochondrial isoform X1, with protein sequence MPESTLLRRFLLFQSAMLFCNRCSTRTSISAGHILRSLYTTTTHSSLKDQNYKDNVKKKGKWFTLPPYTSTISGSVLGKALSATTAAKVATETTALKWVLHCCPELPRSLVQKLFRLRQVRRESSNPGDQAEEQRLKRVAAKDLLDVGDRIVLPITVQALPFESEKQQYSYNEEEINFIRSLELYKDDAIIVVNKPPGMPVQGGIGIKRSLDELAASCLCYDYPESPRLVHRLDRDSSGILVMGRTPTSTTVLHSIFREKTFAASNDASNWDTGDRRRILQRKYWALVIGSPRHQKGLISASLGRVVVDNGKSDRITVVENAQNTSSQHAVTQYRVIESAHGYTWLELSPLTGRKHQLRVHCAEVLGTPIIGDYKYGWQAHRKWKHLPWSDLEKSSDEKVACTKIFPFGIDLESGSIFEKQPRLHLHCKQMVLPNVSQALQGVKMSSEYDFSDLESIELDAALPSYMQRSWDVLSSCSKN encoded by the exons ATGCCGGAATCCACCCTCTTGCGCCGTTTCCTCCTCTTTCAATCGGCAATGTTATTCTGCAACCGCTGCTCTACAAGGACATCTATCTCAGCCGGCCACATACTTCGGTCTCTCTACACCACCACCACCCACTCCTCACTCAAAGACCAAAACTATAAAGACAACGTTAAAAAGAAAGGCAAATGGTTCACTTTGCCTCCGTATACTTCTACAATCAGTGGCTCCGTCTTGGGAAAAGCGCTATCGGCAACCACTGCAGCGAAAGTGGCCACTGAAACGACGGCGCTTAAGTGGGTCCTTCATTGCTGCCCGGAACTCCCCAGAAGCCTTGTACAGAAACTATTTCGCTTAAGACAG GTTAGAAGAGAGTCCTCTAATCCAGGAGATCAAGCAGAGGAACAAAGACTTAAAAGG GTGGCAGCTAAGGACTTGCTGGATGTAGGAGATAGAATCGTTCTTCCTATTACGGTTCAAGCATTGCCCTTTGAGTCTGAGAAACAACAGTATTCTTACAATGAAGAAGAAATAAACTTTATTCGTAGCCTCGAGTTGTACAAG GATGACGCCATTATTGTTGTCAATAAACCTCCTGGAATGCCTGTTCAG GGTGGCATTGGCATCAAAAGAAGTTTAGATGAGCTGGCTGCAAGTTGTTTATGTTATGACTATCCTGAATCCCCTAGGCTG GTTCATAGACTTGACAGAGATAGTAGTGGCATCTTGGTGATGGGAAGAACACCAACAAGCACAACAGTTCTGCATTCTATCTTCAGGGAGAAAACTTTTGCAGCATCAAATGATGCGAGTAATTgg GATACTGGTGACAGAAgaagaatcctgcaaagaaagtATTGGGCACTTGTCATTGGTTCTCCAAGACATCAAAAGGGGTTAATTTCGGCATCACTGGGAAGG GTGGTGGTCGACAATGGAAAATCCGATCGAATAACAGTGGTTGAGAATGCACAGAACACATCTTCTCAGCATGCAGTGACACAGTACAGAGTAATTGAATCAGCTCATG GCTACACATGGTTAGAGCTGTCACCTCTCACTGGTAGAAAGCATCAG CTGCGTGTGCATTGTGCTGAAGTATTGGGGACACCAATAATTGGAGACTACAAATATGGGTGGCAAGCTCACAGGAAGTGGAAACATTTGCCTTGGTCTGATCTTGAAAAGAGCTCAGATGAGAAAGTGGCCTGCACTAAAATCTTTCCTTTTGGCATTGATTTGGAAAGTGGAAGCATCTTTGAAAAGCAACCTCGTCTACATCTTCACTGCAAGCAAATGGTTTTACCCAATGTTTCCCAGGCTTTGCAAGGTGTAAAAATGTCATCTGAGTATGATTTTTCAGATCTGGAAAGCATTGAATTGGATGCTGCCTTGCCTTCCTACATGCAAAGAAGTTGGGATGTTTTGAGCTCCTGCTCAAAAAACTAG
- the LOC110651774 gene encoding RNA pseudouridine synthase 4, mitochondrial isoform X3, whose amino-acid sequence MPESTLLRRFLLFQSAMLFCNRCSTRTSISAGHILRSLYTTTTHSSLKDQNYKDNVKKKGKWFTLPPYTSTISGSVLGKALSATTAAKVATETTALKWVLHCCPELPRSLVQKLFRLRQVRRESSNPGDQAEEQRLKRVAAKDLLDVGDRIVLPITVQALPFESEKQQYSYNEEEINFIRSLELYKDDAIIVVNKPPGMPVQGGIGIKRSLDELAASCLCYDYPESPRLVHRLDRDSSGILVMGRTPTSTTVLHSIFREKTFAASNDDTGDRRRILQRKYWALVIGSPRHQKGLISASLGRVVVDNGKSDRITVVENAQNTSSQHAVTQYRVIESAHGYTWLELSPLTGRKHQLRVHCAEVLGTPIIGDYKYGWQAHRKWKHLPWSDLEKSSDEKVACTKIFPFGIDLESGSIFEKQPRLHLHCKQMVLPNVSQALQGVKMSSEYDFSDLESIELDAALPSYMQRSWDVLSSCSKN is encoded by the exons ATGCCGGAATCCACCCTCTTGCGCCGTTTCCTCCTCTTTCAATCGGCAATGTTATTCTGCAACCGCTGCTCTACAAGGACATCTATCTCAGCCGGCCACATACTTCGGTCTCTCTACACCACCACCACCCACTCCTCACTCAAAGACCAAAACTATAAAGACAACGTTAAAAAGAAAGGCAAATGGTTCACTTTGCCTCCGTATACTTCTACAATCAGTGGCTCCGTCTTGGGAAAAGCGCTATCGGCAACCACTGCAGCGAAAGTGGCCACTGAAACGACGGCGCTTAAGTGGGTCCTTCATTGCTGCCCGGAACTCCCCAGAAGCCTTGTACAGAAACTATTTCGCTTAAGACAG GTTAGAAGAGAGTCCTCTAATCCAGGAGATCAAGCAGAGGAACAAAGACTTAAAAGG GTGGCAGCTAAGGACTTGCTGGATGTAGGAGATAGAATCGTTCTTCCTATTACGGTTCAAGCATTGCCCTTTGAGTCTGAGAAACAACAGTATTCTTACAATGAAGAAGAAATAAACTTTATTCGTAGCCTCGAGTTGTACAAG GATGACGCCATTATTGTTGTCAATAAACCTCCTGGAATGCCTGTTCAG GGTGGCATTGGCATCAAAAGAAGTTTAGATGAGCTGGCTGCAAGTTGTTTATGTTATGACTATCCTGAATCCCCTAGGCTG GTTCATAGACTTGACAGAGATAGTAGTGGCATCTTGGTGATGGGAAGAACACCAACAAGCACAACAGTTCTGCATTCTATCTTCAGGGAGAAAACTTTTGCAGCATCAAATGAT GATACTGGTGACAGAAgaagaatcctgcaaagaaagtATTGGGCACTTGTCATTGGTTCTCCAAGACATCAAAAGGGGTTAATTTCGGCATCACTGGGAAGG GTGGTGGTCGACAATGGAAAATCCGATCGAATAACAGTGGTTGAGAATGCACAGAACACATCTTCTCAGCATGCAGTGACACAGTACAGAGTAATTGAATCAGCTCATG GCTACACATGGTTAGAGCTGTCACCTCTCACTGGTAGAAAGCATCAG CTGCGTGTGCATTGTGCTGAAGTATTGGGGACACCAATAATTGGAGACTACAAATATGGGTGGCAAGCTCACAGGAAGTGGAAACATTTGCCTTGGTCTGATCTTGAAAAGAGCTCAGATGAGAAAGTGGCCTGCACTAAAATCTTTCCTTTTGGCATTGATTTGGAAAGTGGAAGCATCTTTGAAAAGCAACCTCGTCTACATCTTCACTGCAAGCAAATGGTTTTACCCAATGTTTCCCAGGCTTTGCAAGGTGTAAAAATGTCATCTGAGTATGATTTTTCAGATCTGGAAAGCATTGAATTGGATGCTGCCTTGCCTTCCTACATGCAAAGAAGTTGGGATGTTTTGAGCTCCTGCTCAAAAAACTAG